A region from the Thermanaeromonas toyohensis ToBE genome encodes:
- a CDS encoding NAD(P)/FAD-dependent oxidoreductase, translated as MRHVIIGNSAAGVRAAETLRSLDPNAEIVMIAEENLPAYSRCLLPNFLAGTRVEDNLRIRPRDFYSRNRIKTLFGQRAVGVDAKSKEVKLEDGTVVPYDKLLIATGASSSFPPVPGVKGENVFGLRHLSDAKGILRACNGARKVVIIGGGFVGLETAYALYGRGLEVTVVEKMPHILPQQFDALAASILMRDMQAEGIRFILGKGIKEIAPPGLWSRLFGRPGKGIILEDGERLKADVVVIATGTRPNVEVVRDSGMVINRGIPVNEYMETSIPDIYAAGDVAETKDVVTGQMVLTPIWPNACAQGRIAAYNMAGIRRPYSGMVGMQNAVEFREVPAIAMGLTQPPEGEYEILVDYQPDRNRYKKLVLRDNILIGMILVGDIHQAGVYGALIKKKAEVRPFRHLLLRDDFNYGHIFRH; from the coding sequence TTGCGCCACGTTATCATAGGTAACAGTGCTGCTGGGGTGCGGGCGGCCGAGACTTTGCGCTCTCTCGATCCAAATGCAGAGATAGTTATGATTGCTGAGGAAAACCTGCCAGCTTACTCCCGCTGCCTTTTACCCAATTTCCTGGCCGGCACCAGGGTAGAAGATAATTTGCGTATCCGCCCCAGGGACTTCTATAGCCGGAACCGGATTAAGACTCTTTTCGGCCAGAGGGCAGTGGGAGTGGATGCTAAATCCAAGGAAGTTAAGCTGGAAGACGGTACGGTAGTCCCTTACGATAAATTGCTTATTGCTACTGGCGCTTCCAGCTCCTTCCCCCCGGTACCGGGGGTTAAAGGAGAAAACGTCTTTGGCTTACGACATTTATCCGATGCTAAAGGTATCCTGCGTGCCTGTAATGGCGCCCGCAAAGTAGTTATCATAGGTGGGGGCTTCGTGGGCTTAGAAACAGCTTACGCCCTTTATGGACGGGGGCTGGAGGTTACTGTAGTAGAAAAGATGCCCCATATTTTACCGCAGCAATTTGATGCCCTGGCCGCCAGTATACTAATGCGGGATATGCAAGCTGAAGGAATCCGCTTTATCCTGGGCAAAGGTATAAAAGAGATCGCTCCCCCTGGATTATGGAGCCGTCTTTTTGGACGGCCTGGTAAAGGGATAATCCTAGAGGATGGTGAAAGATTAAAGGCCGACGTAGTAGTGATTGCCACCGGAACCCGCCCTAATGTAGAGGTGGTGCGGGACAGTGGAATGGTAATAAATCGCGGTATCCCGGTCAACGAGTATATGGAAACAAGTATTCCGGACATCTACGCCGCCGGAGATGTAGCAGAAACAAAGGATGTAGTAACTGGTCAAATGGTCCTGACGCCTATCTGGCCCAATGCCTGCGCTCAAGGGCGCATTGCTGCTTATAATATGGCAGGCATCAGACGGCCCTATAGTGGCATGGTAGGTATGCAAAATGCAGTAGAATTTCGGGAGGTCCCGGCCATCGCCATGGGGTTAACGCAACCGCCAGAGGGTGAATATGAAATATTGGTGGATTACCAGCCGGACCGCAATCGATACAAAAAATTGGTGCTCCGGGATAATATCCTCATAGGTATGATCCTAGTAGGGGATATCCACCAAGCAGGAGTCTATGGTGCTCTCATTAAGAAAAAAGCCGAGGTTAGGCCCTTCCGCCACCTTCTCTTAAGGGATGATTTTAATTACGGTCACATTTTCCGTCACTAG
- the phoU gene encoding phosphate signaling complex protein PhoU, whose protein sequence is MSRPLSAYDRALLELERDILRMGDHVEASVAKALEALKQQDVVLARQVIEDDTLTDDWNYDIEERALELISLQQPLDKDLRILATVMRVGRELERIGDYAVNIAEIALRLAGQGPYFKPLVDIPRMSQLAQGMLRKSLEAFVTRKIETAKEVIASDDEVDRLFENLYEELVDYMKKGAQYVDQASYLALVARYLERVADHAVNIAEMVIFRETGVRRPSRAG, encoded by the coding sequence ATGTCCAGGCCTTTAAGCGCTTACGACCGTGCTTTACTAGAACTAGAGAGGGACATCCTCCGCATGGGTGACCATGTAGAAGCAAGTGTAGCCAAAGCCTTGGAAGCTTTAAAACAGCAGGACGTAGTTTTAGCTAGGCAGGTTATCGAGGATGATACTTTAACCGACGACTGGAACTACGATATCGAAGAAAGGGCTTTAGAACTTATTTCCCTACAACAACCTTTAGACAAAGACTTACGGATCTTAGCCACAGTTATGCGGGTGGGCAGAGAACTGGAGCGTATTGGTGATTACGCTGTAAATATTGCAGAGATAGCCCTACGGCTAGCCGGTCAAGGTCCCTACTTTAAGCCCCTAGTTGACATACCCCGTATGAGCCAGTTAGCCCAGGGTATGCTACGCAAAAGCTTAGAGGCCTTCGTGACTCGAAAAATAGAAACAGCGAAAGAAGTTATAGCTTCTGATGACGAGGTAGACCGGCTTTTTGAAAACCTTTATGAAGAGCTTGTGGATTATATGAAAAAAGGTGCCCAATATGTAGACCAGGCTAGCTATCTTGCGTTAGTTGCGCGGTATTTAGAACGTGTGGCCGATCACGCAGTAAATATAGCTGAGATGGTTATTTTCCGGGAAACAGGTGTCCGCCGCCCTAGCCGAGCGGGGTAG
- the mobB gene encoding molybdopterin-guanine dinucleotide biosynthesis protein B encodes MIPIISVVGKSDVGKTTLLVKLIPELKSRGYRIATIKHDTHGFDIDRPGKDTWKHAEAGADIVAISSPSKVAFIEKVERELTLDEVASRIKGVDLIITEGYKRGNKPKIEVHRKAMGGGLLCTEEELLAVVTDEPLLVKVPLFGLDDVAGLADFIETQILKRRV; translated from the coding sequence TTGATACCTATTATCTCTGTAGTAGGCAAATCAGATGTAGGTAAGACTACTTTGCTGGTGAAACTTATACCCGAACTTAAGTCCAGGGGCTACCGGATCGCTACCATAAAACACGATACCCATGGTTTCGATATCGATAGACCAGGGAAAGATACCTGGAAACATGCCGAGGCTGGCGCCGATATTGTGGCTATATCTTCTCCTAGCAAAGTAGCCTTTATCGAAAAAGTAGAGCGGGAACTTACTTTAGACGAGGTGGCTTCCCGCATCAAGGGTGTAGATCTAATAATTACCGAGGGTTATAAGCGAGGGAATAAGCCCAAGATTGAAGTTCACCGGAAAGCAATGGGAGGTGGCCTTCTTTGTACGGAAGAAGAACTTCTAGCTGTGGTCACCGATGAACCCCTGCTAGTCAAGGTTCCTCTTTTCGGGTTGGATGATGTAGCTGGCTTAGCTGACTTTATAGAAACCCAAATCCTTAAGCGGAGGGTGTAA
- a CDS encoding 4Fe-4S dicluster domain-containing protein: MKEIMIDAERCNGCLTCTLACAAAHSLSQTILGALTEKVPSRIQVLPVKGKAIPLMCRHCEEPACVDACMTGAMQKDPVTGIVTNEGNEQTCVGCWMCIMACPYGAITQHPAKKIALKCDRCKGRKVPACVEACPNNALQFVEVDTFARERAMRAAVALAALG; the protein is encoded by the coding sequence ATGAAAGAAATCATGATCGATGCTGAACGTTGTAACGGTTGCCTAACCTGTACCCTGGCCTGTGCTGCTGCCCACTCTTTAAGCCAAACTATCTTAGGGGCCCTGACTGAAAAAGTACCTTCCCGCATACAGGTACTGCCAGTAAAAGGGAAAGCTATCCCTCTCATGTGCCGTCACTGCGAGGAACCAGCTTGTGTGGATGCCTGTATGACGGGAGCTATGCAAAAGGACCCAGTCACAGGGATTGTGACTAATGAGGGAAACGAGCAGACTTGTGTAGGATGTTGGATGTGCATTATGGCCTGTCCTTACGGAGCCATTACCCAACATCCCGCCAAAAAGATTGCATTAAAATGTGATCGCTGTAAAGGCCGGAAAGTGCCAGCCTGTGTGGAAGCCTGTCCTAATAATGCCCTCCAATTTGTGGAGGTAGATACCTTTGCCAGGGAGCGTGCTATGAGGGCTGCTGTCGCTTTGGCTGCGCTTGGCTAA
- the cooS gene encoding anaerobic carbon-monoxide dehydrogenase catalytic subunit — MSACHTCTSSICYSAHKSTNEMYERTKKMGITTIFDRWEAQQPQCGFGMQGVCCQLCSHGPCRITARAERAICGATADTIVARNLVRLAVHGAAAYSHHLEELAKTLKATAQGKTPFQIGDEQKLKEIASVLGLDTKRPTKELTIALADYVLAELRKDSQDPLALLEVFALTSRKEVWKKLGVIPGGVLSEIRDALTKSMTSIDTDPVDLLLTVVRLALATGYMGLVGTITVQDILLGTPSLVESQADLGIIDPETVNIVAHGHVPLMATAVIQAAEDPKLKELACQAGAKGIKVYGSMCTGQELMQRSATSAKGFAGQLSNWLPQEYYVATGAVDLVMMDMNCSIPGLKTVADHFHTKLVCVDRIVRMAGVEDHVDYVPEKVAEQARQLIKMAIEAYKERSHNVYIPPYKSKVVAGFGVETILKALGGSLDPLLDAIKKGAIRGIAAVVGCTNNRNGHDIKGLTIMREFLKNNVLVISAGCMSSAAEIEGLMDPTAIELCGDHLKTVCRMVGIPPVLNFGSCVDIGRIGVAVTAIASALGVDPSQLPVVASAPEYLEQKAVADGIFAVSFGLLTHIGPIPPVTGSELVTKILTQDIEQLQGGKVLVEEDPVKAVEAMVAHIDAKRKALGL; from the coding sequence ATGAGCGCTTGTCATACCTGTACTTCTTCTATTTGTTACTCCGCCCATAAAAGTACTAATGAAATGTATGAGCGTACCAAAAAGATGGGTATTACCACCATTTTTGACCGCTGGGAAGCGCAGCAACCCCAGTGCGGTTTCGGGATGCAGGGGGTATGCTGTCAGCTATGTAGCCACGGACCTTGCCGCATTACGGCAAGAGCCGAACGGGCTATCTGTGGGGCAACAGCCGACACCATCGTAGCCCGCAACCTGGTACGCCTAGCCGTTCATGGGGCTGCAGCTTACAGCCATCACCTAGAAGAACTAGCTAAAACTCTAAAAGCTACTGCCCAAGGGAAGACACCTTTTCAAATCGGCGATGAACAAAAGCTAAAGGAGATTGCCAGTGTCTTAGGGTTAGATACTAAAAGGCCCACCAAGGAATTGACCATAGCCCTGGCTGATTATGTACTGGCCGAGTTGCGTAAAGATAGCCAAGATCCTTTGGCTCTGCTTGAGGTTTTCGCCCTTACTTCCCGTAAAGAAGTATGGAAGAAACTAGGGGTAATACCCGGTGGCGTCTTATCGGAAATCCGCGATGCCCTGACTAAATCTATGACCAGTATAGATACTGATCCTGTAGATCTTTTACTAACCGTAGTACGTCTCGCCCTGGCCACTGGCTATATGGGGCTGGTGGGTACCATTACAGTACAGGATATCCTCCTAGGTACGCCGTCCCTGGTAGAAAGCCAAGCTGATCTAGGTATTATTGACCCCGAAACAGTGAATATTGTGGCCCATGGTCACGTTCCGTTAATGGCCACAGCAGTTATCCAGGCCGCAGAAGACCCGAAGCTTAAAGAACTGGCCTGCCAGGCAGGAGCCAAGGGCATTAAAGTTTACGGTTCCATGTGCACGGGCCAAGAGCTTATGCAGCGTTCAGCTACCAGCGCCAAGGGCTTCGCCGGGCAGCTCAGCAACTGGCTTCCCCAGGAATACTATGTAGCTACTGGCGCCGTGGACCTAGTAATGATGGACATGAACTGCTCCATCCCCGGTCTTAAAACAGTGGCCGACCACTTCCACACCAAGTTGGTCTGCGTAGACAGGATTGTCCGTATGGCCGGAGTAGAAGACCATGTAGATTACGTTCCGGAAAAGGTGGCAGAACAAGCCCGGCAATTAATTAAGATGGCTATAGAAGCATACAAGGAACGTAGCCATAACGTATATATACCGCCTTACAAATCCAAGGTAGTAGCTGGCTTTGGGGTAGAGACTATATTAAAGGCCCTGGGTGGTAGCCTTGATCCCCTACTAGATGCGATTAAAAAAGGTGCTATCCGTGGAATAGCGGCGGTAGTTGGGTGCACTAATAACCGAAACGGCCATGATATTAAAGGCCTTACCATTATGCGAGAATTCCTCAAGAACAATGTCCTAGTCATTTCTGCTGGCTGTATGAGCAGCGCAGCGGAAATTGAAGGGTTAATGGACCCCACAGCTATTGAGCTCTGCGGAGATCATCTAAAAACCGTCTGCCGGATGGTGGGTATACCTCCAGTATTAAACTTTGGTTCCTGCGTGGATATCGGCCGTATTGGAGTAGCAGTAACCGCCATCGCCAGCGCTTTAGGAGTAGATCCGAGCCAGCTACCAGTGGTAGCTTCGGCACCGGAGTATTTGGAGCAAAAGGCAGTGGCCGATGGTATCTTTGCCGTTTCCTTCGGGCTTTTAACCCACATAGGCCCGATACCGCCGGTAACCGGAAGCGAACTAGTAACCAAAATTTTAACCCAGGATATCGAACAGTTGCAGGGCGGTAAGGTACTAGTAGAGGAGGATCCTGTTAAGGCAGTAGAGGCCATGGTAGCCCATATAGATGCCAAACGGAAAGCCTTAGGCTTATAG
- a CDS encoding Na/Pi cotransporter family protein, protein MSFFILLTSLLGGLALFIFGTNLISDGLQKAAAVEVQKLLGTFTRNRVAGMLVGFVVTIFLQTSAVTSVLLVGFVSAGLMTMEQALGVILGAAIGSTMTVQLIVFRITDYAPWALILGLLPYLLAKRRRWRYLGQSAVGFGLLFYGVMTMSSAVQPLKEFPAWVLQFQYLASHPWLLFVAATLFTAIVQSSAAPVALAISLAGQGVLFLEPALAIVLGANVGTTATGLLSSLAASWEARRVAWAHFFFKIIGALLFLPFLPSFGRLVAWTSPHLARQVANGHTLFNVVNMLIFLPFTPYISKLLERLLPEHPREEKIAKYLDEALLEVPELALSRVRQEILRMAGIIREKMFPRIMQPLPLREEGLLRKLKEVDNVLDCLYQAIARYLARISPGDEREEVEKARLLYIANDLEHIGDVMVQMARQWRKVEETGLGFSAQGQAEIEEMYRLVQENFEKAVEAFASADYRLAVQVIKQHPALLKMEKTLRFSHFQRLQQENRLSLETTAVHMDLINHLLRLNSHNVSIAQAVLGII, encoded by the coding sequence GTGAGTTTTTTCATCCTTTTAACCAGCCTTTTAGGTGGGTTGGCCCTTTTTATTTTTGGTACCAACCTAATAAGCGACGGGTTACAAAAAGCAGCGGCCGTAGAAGTACAGAAACTACTTGGTACTTTTACTCGTAACCGGGTAGCCGGGATGCTGGTCGGCTTTGTAGTAACTATTTTTCTTCAAACCAGTGCCGTAACTAGCGTCCTTTTAGTGGGTTTCGTTAGTGCAGGACTTATGACCATGGAGCAGGCTTTAGGTGTCATTTTGGGTGCCGCTATAGGGTCCACTATGACGGTACAGCTTATTGTGTTTCGAATTACCGATTACGCACCCTGGGCCCTGATTTTAGGGCTTCTTCCTTATCTTCTAGCTAAACGGCGTAGGTGGCGTTATTTAGGGCAGTCTGCGGTGGGATTTGGCCTTTTATTTTATGGAGTAATGACTATGTCTTCAGCAGTACAGCCTTTAAAGGAATTCCCGGCTTGGGTTCTACAATTTCAATATTTGGCTTCTCATCCCTGGCTTTTGTTTGTGGCTGCCACTTTATTTACTGCTATTGTACAAAGCAGCGCTGCCCCGGTTGCTTTAGCTATCTCCCTCGCTGGGCAGGGGGTGCTCTTTTTGGAACCTGCTTTGGCCATAGTATTGGGGGCCAATGTGGGTACTACAGCTACAGGGTTGTTATCTAGCCTGGCGGCTTCTTGGGAAGCCAGGAGAGTGGCTTGGGCCCATTTCTTTTTCAAAATTATAGGAGCCCTCCTCTTTTTACCGTTTTTACCTAGCTTTGGTCGACTAGTAGCCTGGACCTCTCCTCACCTGGCCCGACAGGTAGCCAATGGGCACACACTTTTTAATGTGGTTAATATGCTTATTTTCCTCCCTTTTACTCCGTATATAAGCAAGCTGTTGGAAAGACTTTTACCTGAACACCCCCGAGAAGAAAAAATAGCCAAATATTTGGATGAAGCTCTCCTGGAAGTACCTGAGCTGGCACTAAGCCGGGTTCGACAGGAAATTTTACGCATGGCAGGCATAATTCGGGAAAAGATGTTTCCCCGGATTATGCAACCTTTACCTTTGCGAGAGGAGGGATTACTCCGGAAACTTAAGGAAGTGGATAATGTACTAGACTGTCTTTACCAGGCCATTGCCCGGTACCTGGCCCGTATTTCTCCAGGAGATGAGAGGGAAGAAGTAGAGAAGGCCCGGCTGTTATATATAGCCAACGATCTAGAACACATAGGGGACGTTATGGTCCAGATGGCTCGGCAGTGGCGGAAGGTGGAAGAAACTGGCCTTGGATTTTCAGCCCAAGGCCAGGCTGAAATAGAAGAGATGTATAGGCTGGTCCAGGAAAACTTTGAGAAAGCCGTAGAGGCCTTTGCTTCTGCAGATTATAGGCTCGCGGTTCAAGTTATAAAGCAGCATCCTGCACTCCTTAAGATGGAAAAGACCTTGCGCTTCAGCCACTTTCAGCGCTTACAACAGGAAAATCGCTTGAGTTTAGAAACTACAGCTGTACACATGGATCTTATAAATCACCTTCTACGGCTCAATAGCCATAATGTAAGCATTGCCCAGGCGGTCCTAGGGATCATTTAA
- the speB gene encoding agmatinase, giving the protein MGNLKDKFTFLQGGVFLGSTDNYVDSWICILGLPLDVTSTFRPGSRFAPQSIRSVSEVLEEFSPFLKRDLKEVAFCDLGDLELVPGRIRENLTRIEEVASEVWKDGKLLLSLGGEHLVSYPLIRAARSHYPELAVLHFDAHADLREEYQGEKYSHATVMRLVAEEIGPSHLYQLGIRSCTWEEWVYGSENTNLFLDHIELPLSRLLPELKGRPLYLTLDIDVVDPAYAPGTGTPEPGGCRPQDIFSALYLLKDAHIIGLDIVEVSPAYDMGNITSILAAKLVREAILAFGPSYQNKMHPY; this is encoded by the coding sequence ATGGGGAACTTAAAGGATAAATTTACATTTTTACAAGGAGGAGTGTTCTTAGGGAGTACCGACAATTATGTAGACTCGTGGATATGTATTTTGGGTCTTCCCTTGGATGTGACTAGCACGTTCCGACCGGGTAGCCGTTTTGCACCCCAATCTATCCGATCTGTATCTGAGGTGCTGGAGGAATTTAGCCCTTTCCTAAAGCGGGACTTGAAGGAGGTGGCCTTCTGCGACCTAGGGGATTTGGAACTCGTTCCCGGACGAATAAGGGAAAATCTTACTCGCATTGAAGAGGTGGCCTCTGAAGTGTGGAAAGACGGCAAACTCCTCCTAAGCCTAGGAGGTGAACACCTAGTAAGTTACCCGTTAATCCGCGCGGCCCGGAGCCATTACCCCGAGCTAGCTGTATTACATTTTGACGCCCACGCAGACTTGCGAGAGGAATACCAGGGTGAAAAGTATTCCCATGCTACAGTCATGCGCCTGGTGGCGGAGGAGATAGGACCTAGCCATCTCTATCAATTAGGTATTCGTTCCTGTACTTGGGAAGAATGGGTTTATGGGAGTGAGAACACCAACCTTTTTTTAGATCACATTGAACTACCTTTATCCAGGTTGCTACCTGAACTTAAGGGGCGCCCCTTGTACCTTACTTTGGACATAGATGTAGTTGACCCGGCCTATGCCCCGGGTACTGGTACCCCAGAGCCAGGCGGGTGTAGGCCCCAGGATATTTTTTCCGCTCTATACTTGCTTAAAGATGCTCACATTATAGGGTTGGATATAGTAGAAGTCTCTCCAGCTTACGATATGGGAAATATAACTTCTATCTTGGCTGCCAAACTTGTCCGTGAAGCTATCCTGGCTTTTGGCCCCTCTTATCAGAACAAAATGCATCCCTATTAG
- a CDS encoding MFS transporter: protein MSTLSQDVVQPRFALIAATLASFLTPFTSSSLNLAIPSIGAEFKADAMSLNWVVSAFLLTSAAFLLPFGRLADLYGRKKIFLAGISGYTLFSLLSALAPNLLLLITFRALQGISSAMIFGTAVAILTSVFPPQERGRVLGINAAAVYTGLTLGPFLGGLLTHQFGWRSIFLATFLVGAITLTLAGTKLKSEWVGNREEKFDITGSFLSVFSLGALIYGSSTLSSGVAHVVLLFIGIAGISIFVWYERTTPYPLLNLRLFTSNRPFAFSNLAALINYSATFGSGFLLSLYLQLVKGLDPQVAGSVLLIQSLIQVILSPIAGYLSDKMEPRLVASTGMALTSLGLFILAFLGPYSSLIAIITNLILLGTGFGLFSSPNTNAVMSSVPKAYYGIASSTLGTMRLVGQAFSMAVVALIFSFYFKGIPITPETSSLLLTSNHISFLAFAVLSAAGILPSLARGEIHGN from the coding sequence ATGTCAACCCTCTCTCAGGACGTAGTTCAGCCTCGTTTCGCCCTGATAGCAGCTACCCTCGCCTCTTTCCTTACTCCTTTCACAAGCAGTTCTCTTAATCTGGCCATCCCCAGTATAGGAGCTGAATTTAAGGCCGACGCTATGAGCCTTAATTGGGTAGTTTCGGCCTTTTTACTAACTTCGGCAGCTTTCCTTTTGCCCTTTGGACGTCTGGCTGACTTATATGGCCGGAAAAAAATTTTCTTGGCCGGTATAAGCGGTTATACTCTCTTTTCCCTTCTTTCAGCCCTGGCCCCCAATCTTTTACTTTTAATAACCTTCCGTGCTCTGCAAGGGATAAGTAGTGCCATGATTTTTGGAACAGCAGTAGCTATCTTAACCTCCGTTTTCCCGCCCCAGGAAAGAGGCCGGGTTCTGGGAATCAATGCTGCGGCAGTCTATACTGGTTTAACTTTAGGACCTTTCCTGGGAGGCCTGTTAACCCATCAGTTCGGTTGGCGTTCCATTTTCTTAGCCACCTTCCTGGTTGGGGCTATCACTCTAACCCTGGCAGGAACTAAACTCAAAAGTGAATGGGTGGGTAACCGCGAGGAAAAGTTCGATATTACGGGTTCCTTCCTTTCTGTTTTTAGTTTGGGAGCCTTAATATATGGTTCTTCTACCCTTTCCTCAGGGGTCGCGCATGTGGTCCTCCTATTTATAGGGATAGCTGGGATAAGTATCTTTGTTTGGTACGAAAGGACCACCCCCTACCCCTTATTAAATCTTAGGCTTTTCACCTCCAACAGGCCTTTCGCTTTTTCCAATCTGGCAGCCCTCATCAACTATAGCGCTACCTTTGGTAGCGGTTTTCTCCTTTCTTTATATCTTCAGCTAGTTAAAGGGTTAGACCCGCAAGTGGCAGGTTCTGTACTTTTAATACAATCTTTAATCCAGGTCATTCTATCTCCGATAGCGGGTTATCTCTCCGATAAAATGGAACCCAGGCTAGTGGCTTCCACTGGTATGGCCCTAACTTCCTTGGGGCTATTTATCCTGGCTTTTCTGGGACCCTACTCTTCCTTAATAGCGATAATAACTAACTTGATACTTCTAGGTACAGGCTTCGGCCTTTTCTCTTCACCCAATACCAATGCTGTAATGAGTTCCGTCCCTAAGGCTTATTATGGTATAGCTTCTTCTACCCTAGGGACCATGCGCCTTGTAGGCCAAGCCTTCAGCATGGCTGTCGTGGCCCTGATCTTTTCTTTTTACTTTAAAGGCATCCCTATTACTCCGGAAACTTCTTCCTTACTTCTTACAAGTAATCATATCTCCTTTTTAGCTTTTGCCGTTCTATCTGCGGCTGGTATCTTACCCTCGCTGGCCCGGGGCGAGATACATGGAAACTAG
- the speE gene encoding polyamine aminopropyltransferase has protein sequence MQGIWVTELQTPHLALSCRVKKTLHWEKTPYQELSIVDTEAFGRMLLLDDVIQTTVKDEFVYHEMIAHVPLNTHPHPREVLVIGGGDGGAIREIIKHASVTRAVLVEIDARVVATAREYLPEIACGLDDTRVEIRFEDGIDHVRRFEAQYDVIIVDSTDPVGPAAGLFTREFYQNVFKALKPDGLFVAQTESPFFNAEFIRRVYHDIASVFPITRIYLATIPTYPGGLWTFSLGSKEYDPLAVDPARIPRLPTRYYSPEVHRAAFILPPFVQEILHSEEEKEKI, from the coding sequence ATGCAGGGCATATGGGTAACCGAACTTCAAACTCCACATTTAGCTCTATCATGTCGCGTTAAGAAAACCCTGCATTGGGAAAAGACACCTTACCAGGAGCTATCCATAGTGGATACGGAAGCCTTTGGCCGGATGTTGCTCTTAGATGATGTGATCCAGACCACGGTTAAGGATGAATTTGTGTATCATGAGATGATCGCCCATGTTCCCTTAAATACCCATCCTCATCCCCGGGAAGTCCTAGTAATAGGTGGTGGGGACGGAGGGGCCATTAGAGAAATTATAAAGCATGCTAGTGTTACCCGGGCTGTTTTAGTAGAAATCGATGCCCGGGTGGTGGCCACCGCCCGAGAATACTTGCCAGAGATAGCTTGCGGTCTGGATGATACCCGGGTAGAGATAAGGTTTGAGGATGGTATTGACCATGTGCGCCGTTTTGAGGCCCAGTATGATGTAATAATAGTGGATTCCACAGATCCTGTGGGACCAGCAGCGGGGCTTTTTACCCGCGAGTTCTATCAAAATGTCTTTAAGGCTTTAAAACCCGATGGATTGTTTGTTGCTCAAACGGAATCTCCTTTCTTTAACGCCGAGTTTATCAGGCGTGTATATCATGATATTGCCAGTGTTTTTCCGATAACCCGCATATATCTAGCTACGATACCGACTTATCCCGGCGGTTTATGGACTTTCAGCCTAGGGAGCAAGGAGTACGACCCCTTAGCTGTGGACCCCGCTCGCATACCGCGGCTCCCTACCCGTTACTATTCTCCGGAGGTGCACCGGGCAGCCTTTATCCTACCACCCTTTGTACAGGAGATACTCCATTCTGAAGAAGAAAAGGAAAAGATTTAG